In Halococcus hamelinensis 100A6, a single genomic region encodes these proteins:
- a CDS encoding MBL fold metallo-hydrolase: protein MVHSTWGDWFVRDEVEAVEPDGLSIWYLGCNGYVLRTPETTVYLDPYFGDGTPPRTIRMIPVPMDPADATQCDAVFVTHEHIDHMHPPSYGPLVEDLGADVYAPEASYDQADYDGEMRVPDDRKHVVDVGQDVEVGDLSIHVRGSNDPDAIDPVSYVVEHDSGTFFAAGDSRPAEAFSDIADEFDIDLGVLAYGTVGNIYHDEDDPTATYPTDWYNDGDQVVEAANDLELDRLAPVHWDMWKNVGADPKAIAEYAASYAFPRVVETISIGDRLDIDRPGVVGFRDLRESQHRT from the coding sequence ATGGTCCACTCCACCTGGGGCGACTGGTTCGTTCGCGACGAGGTCGAGGCCGTCGAACCCGACGGGCTCTCGATATGGTATCTCGGCTGTAACGGCTACGTCCTCCGCACACCCGAGACCACGGTCTACCTCGACCCGTACTTCGGCGACGGAACCCCGCCGCGCACCATCCGGATGATCCCCGTGCCGATGGATCCTGCCGACGCCACGCAGTGTGACGCCGTCTTCGTGACCCACGAACACATCGACCACATGCACCCGCCGTCCTACGGCCCGCTCGTCGAGGACCTCGGTGCGGACGTCTACGCCCCCGAGGCCTCCTACGACCAGGCCGACTACGACGGCGAGATGCGCGTCCCGGACGACCGGAAGCACGTCGTCGACGTCGGTCAGGACGTCGAGGTCGGCGACCTCTCGATCCACGTTCGCGGGTCGAACGACCCGGATGCCATCGACCCCGTGAGCTACGTCGTCGAACACGACTCGGGCACCTTCTTCGCGGCGGGCGACTCCCGGCCCGCCGAGGCCTTCTCGGACATCGCCGACGAGTTCGACATCGACCTCGGGGTGCTCGCCTACGGTACCGTCGGGAACATCTACCACGACGAGGACGACCCGACCGCGACCTACCCGACCGACTGGTACAACGACGGCGACCAGGTCGTCGAGGCGGCGAACGACCTCGAACTCGACCGCCTCGCGCCGGTCCACTGGGATATGTGGAAGAACGTGGGTGCGGACCCGAAGGCCATCGCCGAGTACGCGGCCTCCTACGCCTTCCCGCGCGTGGTCGAGACCATCAGCATCGGCGACCGGCTCGATATCGACCGCCCGGGCGTCGTGGGCTTTCGCGACCTCAGGGAAAGCCAGCATCGGACTTAA
- a CDS encoding enolase C-terminal domain-like protein, protein MAPEITRIETTEFSYPLEDVGSDTGFNLVYDPGETTNRRLFSIRIHTDDDVTGEFIGGNSPAFAEFHEVADYLIGKNALNRERHWSEMKRGLRKYDRMGMGPVDVALWDLAGKYYDASISELLGRYRDRLPTYASTYHADDNGGLDSPEAYADFAEECREMGYGGFKIHGWGGSDERRDVDREVETVTAVGERVGDDMDLMIDPACELETFGDTMKVGRACDEQEFFWLEDPYRDGGISQHGHRKLRQNLDTPLLQTEHIRGLEVHTDFVDAEATDFVRADPEYDAGITGAMKIAHMAEGHGLDVEIHSPGPAQRQCMAAIRNSNYYEMALVNPECDNTQPPIYEGGYEDQLDTVDEDGTVPVPDGPGLGVEYDWEFIDEQKEGGRTYE, encoded by the coding sequence ATGGCACCGGAGATCACCCGAATCGAGACCACCGAGTTCAGCTATCCGCTCGAAGACGTGGGGTCGGACACCGGCTTCAACCTCGTCTACGACCCGGGCGAGACCACGAACCGACGGCTGTTCTCGATCCGCATCCACACCGACGACGACGTCACCGGCGAGTTCATCGGCGGCAACTCGCCCGCATTCGCGGAGTTCCACGAGGTCGCCGACTACCTCATCGGGAAGAACGCGCTCAACCGCGAGCGCCACTGGTCCGAGATGAAGCGCGGCCTCCGCAAGTACGACCGGATGGGGATGGGGCCCGTCGACGTCGCGCTCTGGGACCTGGCCGGGAAGTACTACGACGCCTCGATCTCCGAACTCCTCGGCCGGTATCGGGACCGGCTCCCGACCTACGCCTCGACCTACCACGCCGACGACAACGGCGGGCTCGACTCCCCCGAGGCCTACGCCGACTTCGCGGAAGAGTGTCGCGAGATGGGCTACGGCGGGTTCAAGATCCACGGCTGGGGCGGCAGCGACGAGCGCCGCGACGTCGACCGCGAGGTCGAGACCGTGACCGCGGTCGGCGAGCGCGTCGGCGACGACATGGACCTGATGATCGACCCGGCCTGCGAGCTCGAGACCTTCGGTGACACCATGAAGGTCGGCCGTGCGTGTGACGAACAGGAGTTCTTCTGGCTCGAAGACCCCTATCGCGACGGCGGCATCTCCCAGCACGGCCACCGGAAGCTCCGCCAGAACCTCGATACCCCGCTGCTCCAGACCGAGCACATCCGCGGGCTCGAAGTCCACACCGACTTCGTCGACGCCGAGGCCACCGACTTCGTTCGCGCCGACCCCGAGTACGACGCGGGTATCACCGGCGCGATGAAGATCGCCCACATGGCCGAGGGCCACGGGCTCGACGTCGAGATCCACTCGCCGGGGCCCGCCCAGCGCCAGTGCATGGCGGCCATCCGGAACTCGAACTACTACGAGATGGCGCTCGTCAACCCCGAATGCGACAACACCCAGCCCCCGATCTACGAGGGCGGCTACGAGGACCAGCTCGACACCGTCGACGAGGACGGAACGGTCCCCGTCCCCGACGGCCCCGGCCTCGGCGTCGAGTACGACTGGGAGTTCATCGACGAGCAGAAAGAAGGCGGCCGAACCTACGAGTAA
- the dgoD gene encoding galactonate dehydratase has protein sequence MTEIVDYELYDVPPRWLFLELETSDGLVGWGEPVVEGRSKTVAAAVEELLDNYLLGRDPNRIEDHWQAMYRGGFYRGGPILMSAIAGIDQALWDIKGKRFGAPVHELLGGRARDRIRVYQWIGGDRPADVGEAAAEQVEAGFSALKMNATPEIRRVDSPAAVEAAVERLRSVREAVGPEVEIGVDFHGRVTKPMAKRLVAALEPHEPMFVEEPVLPQHNDALAEIASHTTTPIATGERMFSRWDYKEVFEDGTVDVIQPDLSHAGGITEVKKIAAMAEAYDVALAPHCPLGPVALASCIQVDACSPNALIQEQSLNIHYNETSDVLDYLADPSVFEYEDGFVDVLDEPGLGIDLDEEYIEAQSEEPVDWHNPIWRHDDGSVAEW, from the coding sequence ATGACCGAGATCGTCGACTACGAACTCTACGACGTGCCGCCGCGGTGGCTGTTCCTCGAACTGGAGACGAGCGACGGCCTCGTCGGCTGGGGCGAGCCGGTCGTGGAAGGCCGGTCGAAGACCGTCGCGGCCGCCGTCGAGGAGTTGCTCGATAACTACTTACTTGGACGGGACCCGAACCGGATCGAGGACCACTGGCAGGCGATGTACCGCGGCGGGTTCTATCGCGGCGGCCCAATCTTGATGAGCGCCATCGCGGGCATCGACCAGGCGCTCTGGGACATCAAGGGCAAGCGCTTCGGCGCGCCGGTCCACGAACTCCTCGGCGGGCGGGCGCGGGACCGCATTCGAGTCTACCAGTGGATCGGTGGCGACCGACCGGCGGACGTAGGCGAGGCCGCCGCCGAGCAGGTCGAGGCGGGCTTTTCGGCGCTCAAGATGAACGCCACCCCCGAGATACGGCGCGTCGACTCGCCCGCGGCGGTCGAGGCGGCCGTCGAGCGCCTCCGGAGCGTCCGCGAGGCTGTCGGCCCCGAAGTGGAGATCGGGGTGGACTTCCACGGGCGGGTCACCAAACCGATGGCCAAACGGCTCGTGGCGGCGCTCGAACCCCACGAGCCGATGTTCGTCGAGGAGCCGGTCCTCCCCCAGCACAACGACGCGCTCGCCGAGATCGCGAGCCACACCACGACCCCGATCGCGACCGGCGAGCGGATGTTCAGCCGCTGGGACTACAAGGAAGTCTTCGAGGACGGTACCGTGGACGTCATCCAACCCGACCTCTCGCACGCCGGCGGGATCACCGAGGTCAAGAAGATCGCCGCGATGGCCGAAGCCTACGACGTCGCGCTCGCGCCCCACTGCCCGCTCGGGCCGGTCGCGCTCGCCTCCTGCATCCAGGTCGACGCCTGCTCGCCGAACGCGCTGATCCAAGAACAGAGCCTGAACATCCACTACAACGAGACCAGCGACGTCCTCGATTACCTCGCCGACCCCAGCGTTTTCGAGTACGAGGACGGCTTCGTCGACGTGCTCGACGAACCGGGCCTCGGGATCGACCTCGACGAGGAGTACATCGAGGCCCAGTCCGAGGAGCCCGTAGACTGGCACAACCCGATCTGGCGACACGACGACGGCAGCGTCGCCGAGTGGTGA
- a CDS encoding FAD-binding and (Fe-S)-binding domain-containing protein, producing MAVEDEYYDPPEFETSVEALGHDHTDVAEYRALADDLRETVRGEVDFDEYAQVLYATDGSIYQARPAGVVCPRDIEDVRAAVRAAADHDTPVIPRGAGSSLAGQAVGPGCVVLDMTRHMDSILDTDPDEQTATVEPGVVQDHLDDHLAEWDLKFAPDPASSNRATIGGGIGNNSTGAHSVRYGITDAYTEELRVVLADGSLIHTREIVLDGPEWESVAGGDDREAELYREVRKLVEENAEEIAEQYPTLKRSVSGYNLQKVIYENDAGEEVINLSKLFVGAEGTLGVVVEATLDLVSKPDTTALALYCFSDLVDAMEAVPEALDFDVSAVELMDDEVFRLASESTEFAEYAEPIPEGTAAALMLEFDSELCDEFEAAIEGTNEFFVENGAAFDVLEAYLPDEQADIWKLRKAAIPLLMSLEGDPKPYPFIEDATVPPEELAVYVQEFEDVLEDHGTSAAYFAHAGSGTLHIRPILNLKGSEGIETMHSISEDVTSLVLKHNGAFSGEHGDGLARTEFNPKMYGEQLWGAFQELKLAADPDRRMNPGKVVYWDDEADMRENLRYGADYSSLEPRTEMDFGEDGFSHVVELCNGCGTCRQTDSDTMCPTYRASKEEIQATRGRANMLRAAISGELSEEEMYSERFQEEVLDLCVGCKGCMSDCPTGVDMAKLKAEVKHDYHEREGVGLRERVFANIDSLSALGSALAPLSNWGPKLPGARTAMERTLGIAKERELPHFERESLEDWFDSRGGSKVPLAEAEDEVLLFPDTYTNYSNTKPGKAAVLTLEAAGVHVEIPDGVVSSGRPAYSKGMLDLARERAETNVDALDPYVRDDWSVVFTEPSDAVMFQDEYLSLRPDDEATHRVASAAYGVLEYVDVMRLDEAIEFDEPKEPVSYHGHCNQKATNKDHHAVGVMRRAGYAVEPLDTGCCGMAGSFGYEAEHYQLSQAIGNILFRQVEKSDAEGVVAPGTSCRTQLGDRPGESAPRHPIEKVALAIAR from the coding sequence ATGGCCGTCGAAGACGAATACTACGACCCTCCGGAGTTCGAGACCTCGGTCGAGGCGCTCGGCCACGACCACACCGACGTCGCCGAGTACCGCGCCCTCGCCGACGACCTCCGCGAGACCGTCCGCGGCGAGGTCGACTTCGACGAGTACGCGCAGGTGCTCTACGCGACCGACGGCAGCATCTACCAGGCCCGACCCGCGGGCGTGGTCTGCCCGCGCGACATCGAGGACGTCCGGGCGGCGGTGCGGGCCGCCGCCGACCACGACACCCCCGTGATCCCGCGCGGCGCGGGGTCGTCGCTCGCGGGCCAGGCCGTCGGCCCGGGCTGTGTCGTGCTCGATATGACCCGCCACATGGATTCGATCCTGGACACCGACCCCGACGAGCAAACCGCGACCGTCGAACCGGGGGTCGTCCAGGACCACCTCGACGACCACCTCGCGGAGTGGGACCTGAAGTTCGCGCCCGACCCCGCCTCCTCGAACCGCGCGACGATCGGGGGCGGTATCGGCAACAACAGTACAGGAGCCCACTCGGTGCGCTACGGGATCACCGACGCCTACACCGAGGAGCTCCGGGTGGTGCTCGCCGACGGCTCGCTGATCCACACCCGCGAGATCGTGCTCGACGGCCCCGAGTGGGAGTCCGTGGCCGGCGGGGACGACCGCGAGGCCGAACTCTATCGCGAAGTCAGAAAACTGGTCGAGGAGAACGCCGAGGAGATAGCGGAGCAGTACCCGACCCTCAAACGCTCCGTCTCGGGCTACAACCTCCAGAAGGTGATCTACGAGAACGACGCCGGCGAGGAGGTCATCAACCTCTCGAAGCTGTTCGTCGGCGCGGAGGGCACGTTGGGGGTCGTCGTCGAGGCTACCCTCGACCTCGTGAGCAAACCCGACACCACCGCACTCGCGCTCTATTGCTTTTCCGACCTCGTGGACGCGATGGAGGCGGTGCCCGAGGCGCTCGATTTCGACGTCAGCGCCGTCGAACTGATGGACGACGAGGTGTTCCGGCTCGCCAGCGAGTCCACGGAGTTCGCGGAGTACGCCGAACCGATCCCCGAGGGGACCGCGGCCGCGCTGATGCTGGAGTTCGACTCCGAACTCTGTGACGAGTTCGAGGCCGCCATCGAGGGGACCAACGAGTTCTTCGTCGAGAACGGCGCGGCGTTCGACGTTCTCGAAGCCTATCTCCCGGACGAACAGGCCGACATCTGGAAGCTCAGGAAGGCCGCCATCCCCCTCCTGATGAGCCTCGAAGGCGACCCGAAGCCCTACCCGTTCATCGAGGACGCGACCGTTCCGCCCGAGGAGCTCGCGGTCTACGTCCAGGAGTTCGAGGACGTGCTGGAAGACCACGGTACCTCGGCTGCGTACTTCGCCCACGCCGGGTCGGGCACGCTCCACATCCGGCCGATCCTGAACCTGAAGGGGAGCGAGGGCATCGAGACGATGCACTCGATCTCGGAGGACGTCACTTCCTTGGTGCTGAAACACAACGGCGCGTTCTCGGGCGAGCACGGCGACGGCCTCGCGCGCACCGAGTTCAACCCTAAGATGTACGGCGAACAGCTGTGGGGCGCGTTTCAGGAGCTGAAACTCGCCGCCGACCCCGACCGGCGGATGAATCCTGGAAAAGTAGTCTACTGGGACGACGAGGCGGACATGCGCGAGAATCTCAGGTACGGGGCCGACTACTCGTCGCTCGAACCCCGGACGGAGATGGACTTCGGCGAGGACGGCTTCTCGCACGTCGTCGAACTCTGTAACGGCTGTGGGACCTGCCGGCAGACCGACTCCGACACGATGTGTCCGACCTACCGCGCCTCGAAGGAGGAGATCCAGGCCACCCGGGGCCGGGCGAACATGCTCCGGGCGGCTATCTCGGGCGAGCTTTCGGAAGAAGAGATGTACTCCGAACGTTTCCAGGAGGAGGTGCTCGACCTCTGTGTCGGCTGTAAGGGCTGTATGAGCGACTGCCCGACCGGTGTGGACATGGCGAAGCTCAAGGCCGAGGTCAAACACGACTACCACGAGCGGGAGGGAGTCGGCCTGCGCGAGCGCGTGTTCGCCAACATCGATTCATTGTCGGCGCTCGGGAGCGCGCTCGCGCCGCTCTCGAACTGGGGGCCGAAGCTCCCCGGCGCGCGTACCGCGATGGAGCGAACGCTGGGGATCGCCAAAGAGCGCGAACTCCCCCACTTCGAACGGGAGAGCTTGGAGGACTGGTTCGATTCTCGGGGTGGGTCGAAGGTCCCGCTCGCCGAAGCCGAGGACGAAGTCCTGCTCTTTCCCGACACCTACACCAACTACAGCAACACCAAACCCGGCAAGGCCGCGGTCTTGACCCTCGAAGCCGCCGGGGTCCACGTCGAGATCCCCGACGGCGTGGTTTCGAGCGGCCGGCCGGCCTACTCGAAGGGGATGCTCGACCTCGCCCGCGAGCGGGCCGAGACCAACGTCGACGCCCTCGACCCCTACGTTCGTGACGACTGGTCGGTGGTGTTCACCGAACCCTCGGACGCCGTGATGTTCCAGGACGAGTACCTGAGCCTGCGCCCCGACGACGAGGCCACCCACCGGGTCGCGAGCGCGGCCTACGGCGTCCTCGAATACGTCGACGTGATGCGCCTCGACGAGGCGATCGAGTTCGACGAGCCGAAGGAGCCGGTCTCCTACCACGGTCACTGCAACCAGAAGGCGACGAACAAGGACCACCACGCGGTGGGCGTGATGCGGCGGGCGGGCTACGCGGTCGAACCCCTCGATACGGGCTGCTGTGGGATGGCGGGTTCGTTCGGCTACGAGGCCGAACACTACCAGCTCTCCCAGGCCATCGGCAACATCCTCTTCCGGCAAGTGGAGAAGAGCGACGCCGAGGGCGTCGTCGCGCCGGGCACGTCGTGTCGCACCCAACTCGGCGACCGGCCCGGCGAATCGGCACCACGACATCCGATCGAGAAGGTCGCGCTCGCCATCGCGCGCTGA
- a CDS encoding FAD-binding and (Fe-S)-binding domain-containing protein: protein MTTEFAALPHDDPAEHDASYDYQGNEVERPDLLAALDSRTAGDVRFDTYSRQLYATDASAYEVTPVGVVFPESTADVSAVMAYCADEGIPVLPRGGGTSLAGQAVNEAVVLDFTRHMDGMVDIDPEGRTARAQSGIYLGDIDEALGEWDLKFAPDPAWGDKSSLGGAIGNNSTGSHSLKYGKTDAYIESSEVVLADGSVTEFGEITLDELRERADPEGDLEARIHAAVARIVDEEADAVEETYPDLKRNVSGYDLDMLVADAADGTVNLARLLAGSEGTLGIVTEATVSLESVPETKAVALLTYDSLVDAMEDVVAILDHDPAAVEVMDSVLLDLARDTSEFADVVGMLPEGTDSVLLVEFYADSDDDGRRKTADLIADRVGGESEIEPSDGAAETTEKKRYANAAMEAHDAGTRTQFWKMRKSGLPILLSRTTDAKHISFIEDCAVPAEHLPEYVSGFQEILDEQDTFASFYAHAGPGVLHIRPLIDTKTVEGLDRMEAIAEGATDLVVEHGGSVSGEHGDGRARTQWNEKLYGEHLWGVFRDLKTAFDPDWLLNPGQVCGLPPAAESDDADGQRELPDLTENLRFDPDYEFEAGFETELRWENENGFQGMAELCHGCGGCRGHQSTTGGVMCPTYRASEEEVTSTRGRANLLRQAMSGDLDDEAVDVEFMHEVMDLCIGCKGCANDCPSEVDMAKLKAEVTNAYHERHGASLRDRLFANIDALSALGSALAPLSNRGTDLPGARTLLEKTVGIARDRTLPTFHHESFEEWFERRGGAQVPASEAERRVLLFPDTYTNYNHPEAGKAAVRVLEAAGVHVRLPLGVTDSGRPAFSKGFIGQARAAAEQNVSALAPLVRRDWDVVVVEPSDAVMFQYDYPDLLPAADRSVPSGTVPAGEGGDQAVADGGERIDGSRASSVERSEARPEGVPRNSERRSRERSESDGGSRDVELVAGNSYGVLEYLDRFRLDEAVDFDEPTESLVYHGHCHQKATKKDHHAVSVLRRAGYTVDALDSGCCGMAGSFGYEAEHLSMSRAIADVLYDQVEESDAERVVAPGASCRSQLGEHEAEEPPHPVESLADALAE, encoded by the coding sequence GTGACAACCGAGTTCGCCGCGCTTCCGCACGACGACCCCGCCGAGCACGATGCGAGCTACGACTACCAGGGGAACGAGGTCGAACGACCCGACCTCCTCGCGGCCCTCGACTCCCGGACCGCGGGCGACGTCCGCTTCGACACCTACTCACGACAGCTCTACGCGACCGACGCGAGCGCCTACGAGGTGACCCCGGTCGGGGTGGTCTTCCCGGAGTCGACCGCCGACGTTTCGGCGGTGATGGCCTACTGCGCCGACGAGGGGATCCCGGTGCTCCCGCGCGGCGGCGGGACGAGCCTCGCGGGCCAGGCCGTCAACGAGGCGGTCGTGCTGGACTTCACGCGGCACATGGACGGGATGGTCGACATCGACCCCGAGGGCCGCACCGCCCGCGCCCAGTCGGGGATCTACCTCGGCGACATCGACGAGGCGCTCGGGGAGTGGGACCTGAAGTTCGCGCCCGACCCCGCGTGGGGCGACAAGAGCTCGCTCGGCGGGGCGATCGGGAACAACTCTACTGGGTCCCACTCGCTGAAGTACGGCAAGACCGACGCCTACATCGAGTCCTCCGAGGTCGTCCTCGCCGACGGCAGCGTGACGGAGTTCGGTGAGATCACCCTCGACGAACTTCGCGAGCGCGCCGACCCGGAGGGGGATCTCGAAGCCCGTATCCACGCCGCGGTCGCCCGGATCGTCGACGAGGAGGCTGACGCGGTCGAGGAAACCTATCCCGACCTCAAGCGGAACGTCTCGGGCTACGACCTCGATATGCTGGTCGCCGACGCCGCCGACGGAACGGTGAACCTCGCGCGATTGTTGGCGGGGAGCGAAGGGACCCTGGGCATCGTCACCGAGGCGACCGTCTCGCTCGAATCCGTCCCCGAGACGAAGGCGGTGGCGCTGTTGACCTACGACTCGCTCGTCGACGCGATGGAGGACGTGGTGGCGATCCTCGACCACGACCCCGCCGCGGTCGAGGTGATGGATTCGGTCCTCCTCGACCTCGCGCGCGACACCAGCGAGTTCGCGGACGTGGTGGGGATGCTCCCCGAGGGAACCGATTCGGTTCTCCTCGTCGAGTTCTACGCCGATTCCGACGACGACGGCCGACGGAAGACCGCGGACCTCATCGCCGACCGGGTGGGTGGCGAATCCGAAATCGAGCCGAGCGACGGGGCGGCCGAAACCACGGAAAAGAAGCGGTACGCGAACGCGGCGATGGAGGCCCACGACGCCGGGACGCGTACCCAGTTCTGGAAGATGCGGAAATCCGGCCTCCCGATCCTCCTCTCGCGGACCACCGACGCGAAACACATCTCGTTCATCGAGGACTGCGCGGTGCCCGCCGAACACCTCCCCGAGTACGTCTCGGGGTTTCAGGAGATTCTCGACGAGCAGGACACCTTCGCGAGCTTCTACGCTCACGCGGGGCCCGGCGTGCTCCACATCCGGCCGCTCATCGACACCAAGACCGTCGAGGGGCTCGACCGGATGGAGGCCATCGCCGAGGGCGCGACCGACCTCGTGGTCGAACACGGCGGGTCGGTCTCGGGTGAACACGGCGACGGCCGCGCGCGGACCCAGTGGAACGAGAAGCTGTACGGCGAACACCTCTGGGGCGTCTTCCGCGACCTCAAGACCGCGTTCGACCCCGACTGGCTGTTGAACCCCGGCCAGGTCTGTGGGCTGCCGCCCGCGGCGGAGTCGGACGACGCGGATGGGCAACGTGAACTCCCCGACCTCACCGAGAACCTCCGGTTCGACCCCGACTACGAGTTCGAGGCGGGCTTCGAGACCGAACTCCGCTGGGAGAACGAGAACGGCTTCCAGGGGATGGCCGAACTCTGTCACGGCTGTGGTGGCTGTCGGGGCCACCAGTCGACGACGGGCGGAGTGATGTGTCCGACCTATCGGGCCTCCGAGGAGGAGGTCACCTCGACGCGCGGTCGGGCGAACCTGCTCCGGCAGGCGATGAGCGGCGACCTCGACGACGAGGCCGTCGACGTCGAGTTCATGCACGAGGTGATGGATCTGTGTATCGGCTGTAAGGGCTGTGCGAACGACTGCCCGAGCGAGGTCGACATGGCGAAGCTGAAAGCCGAGGTCACGAACGCCTACCACGAGCGCCACGGCGCGAGCCTCAGGGACCGCCTCTTCGCCAACATCGACGCGCTGTCGGCGCTCGGCAGCGCCCTCGCGCCGCTCTCGAACCGGGGCACCGACCTCCCCGGCGCGCGCACCCTGCTCGAAAAGACGGTCGGGATCGCGAGAGACCGCACGCTCCCGACCTTCCATCACGAGAGTTTCGAGGAGTGGTTCGAGCGACGGGGCGGCGCGCAGGTCCCGGCGAGCGAGGCCGAGCGCCGAGTCCTGTTGTTCCCCGACACCTACACCAACTACAACCACCCCGAGGCCGGGAAGGCAGCGGTACGAGTTCTCGAAGCCGCCGGGGTCCACGTTCGACTGCCCTTGGGGGTCACGGACAGCGGCCGCCCCGCCTTCTCGAAGGGCTTCATCGGCCAGGCCCGCGCAGCCGCCGAGCAGAACGTGTCGGCGCTCGCGCCCTTGGTCCGGCGGGACTGGGACGTGGTCGTCGTCGAACCCTCCGACGCCGTGATGTTCCAATACGACTACCCCGACCTGCTCCCGGCCGCCGATCGAAGCGTCCCCTCGGGGACCGTGCCGGCGGGCGAGGGCGGCGACCAGGCGGTCGCGGACGGAGGTGAGCGAATCGACGGTTCGCGAGCCTCGTCGGTCGAGCGAAGCGAGGCGCGACCGGAGGGAGTGCCTCGAAACAGCGAACGACGAAGCCGTGAGCGAAGCGAGTCCGACGGCGGAAGCCGTGACGTGGAACTCGTGGCCGGGAACTCGTACGGCGTCCTCGAATACCTCGACCGGTTCCGGCTCGACGAGGCGGTCGACTTCGACGAGCCCACGGAATCGCTGGTCTACCACGGCCACTGCCACCAGAAGGCCACCAAGAAGGACCACCACGCGGTCAGCGTGCTCCGACGCGCGGGCTACACCGTGGACGCACTGGATTCGGGCTGCTGTGGGATGGCGGGTTCGTTCGGCTACGAGGCCGAACACCTCTCGATGAGCCGGGCGATCGCGGACGTGCTCTACGACCAGGTCGAAGAGAGCGACGCCGAGCGGGTGGTCGCACCGGGAGCCTCCTGTAGAAGCCAGCTCGGCGAGCACGAGGCCGAGGAACCCCCACACCCGGTCGAGAGCCTCGCCGACGCGCTCGCCGAGTAG